The window AGCCGGCAAAAAAATAATCGGCGATGGCGTGAAGTGGATTTCATTTGCCAGGCTCCTCCAGTGCGATGCTGGCGGGGGAGGATCCGATGAGAGCATCGACACGAAGTTGACGGTGCGCCGAGTCGGCCGGATTTTTCAAGGCCAGCGGATAATCGACCAGCAGGCTGGCCAGTCGGCTGTTTGCTTCCGAACCGGCGGGCAACGAAGCGACCTGCCAGCCGATGGTCGCATTGGGCGGCAAGGCATAGGTTTCGCGCTGATTGACCGCGTCGCCGCTACGGACCGTACGATTGATGGCGGATTTGTCGACGACATATTCGATTCGCCGACCGCCAGCCAATTCCGCCAAGAACTGCGAGATTGGCTGTGCATTTGCTGAATTCATGTTGTTTGAACAAGTGGCGGGGGCTTTCGATGAAGCCGACGCTGCATCGGGAGTTATAATCTGGACGGAAGCTGCCGCGTGGACATCGTCGCGGAACTGCTGCGCCAGACGGTTCATGCTGTCGAGCAACACGCGATGATCACTGTCCGATTGCTCCACGCTCCAAGCGCCGTGCAACAACACGCCCACGATGCTCAGCACGACCGACACCATGGTGGTCACGACGAGCATTTCGACCAGCGTGAATGCACGGCGGTGCTGTCGCTCATTGAACTGCTGCCGTGTCGAGTTGTACAAGTCGTTGCGTTTCATGGTTTTGGCTCCGCCGGAGCGTATTTCCACACAGTCAGGCTAACGACATGATCGGGCTGATCGGCGTGTTCCGGCGGCGGCGCCGGATTGGCATGACTTTGCGTGCCTTCCGGCGCGGCCGATGCTTCCCAGGGCCAGCGGACTTCGACGTGGATGCATTTCGCTTGGGCGTCGACGGGGTGTTTGGCGGTTTGTGCCGCATCGGCGGTGCTGTCGCCGTATTTGGCCAAATCGTTTTGCGCCGCTGCTGTTTCGTTGGCAGCTTGTTTTTCGCCCTTGTCGGAATTGGGTTGTTCGGCGGTCGCATCATCGGCGACGGTCACACGCAATTGTCCACCGGGCAAAGAGGCTTGCGATTCAACGGAGAGTTTCAACTGTGCCAAGTTGGACGGCG of the Pirellulales bacterium genome contains:
- a CDS encoding prepilin-type N-terminal cleavage/methylation domain-containing protein, which gives rise to MKRNDLYNSTRQQFNERQHRRAFTLVEMLVVTTMVSVVLSIVGVLLHGAWSVEQSDSDHRVLLDSMNRLAQQFRDDVHAAASVQIITPDAASASSKAPATCSNNMNSANAQPISQFLAELAGGRRIEYVVDKSAINRTVRSGDAVNQRETYALPPNATIGWQVASLPAGSEANSRLASLLVDYPLALKNPADSAHRQLRVDALIGSSPASIALEEPGK